The genomic interval AGTAATGAAAGAAAAGCTTCAATTATACGAAAAATATAACATAGAATTAATATCAGTAACTCCAGACATATTCTATAATTCTATGGGAATGATTAAAAAGAAATTATATAATATATTTTCAGATTATTTAAATCTCCCTTTCATCGAAGTTAAAGATAGACTTGTTTCAACATTTACTCTTCACGAAATGTCTGATGAAACACTGTTTGAAGAAATAATGAAGTTTAGTAAAATAAAAAGAGTTTTACCATCATATGGGACTATGAGAGAAAACAAACATGAATTTCTATTTAAAGAAGTATTAAAAAGATATGACTCACTAAAAGAATTTGCAAAAAAGAACAATGTAATAACTGCATATGACGCAAGAAGTAAAAAGATAATGAATTCTGTACTAACCAACACCCACTCCCTAAAGTGAGGTGTTTTATTTTTTTTAATCCGTTAAAAGCATGATTTTATCGCAAATTTAAGAGAAGAAAGTCCTTTATTTACAAGGGTTTTCGACAAGGATCATAAGGAGGAATTAAATATTATGGCAAAACAAGTAAGTATTAAAATGTTGGAAGAAGAAACTAAGCTCTACAGTGAGCATATTGATATCCCCGTCACTATTCAAGGTCAAACTGAAGAGTTAAATATTAAACTCTACCCTTTCTTCTCCCCTACCAAAGTGCGTGATCTAGTTAACAGCTTGATTGAATTCTTTAAGGCTGCTGAAAAAGAAAAAGTGAAAGTTGATCAGTTAGATGAAGATGATTTAATTGGATTCTTTATTGTAAAATATTTCACCAACCTAAAGTTCACCAATAGTAAAAAAGCTTCAACAATTTATAAAGAATTTAAGATTGCTCAAAATTCAAGCGTATTCAAAACACTATTACAAGCGTTTCCTGAAGAATCAGTTAAATCAGTAATGGAACGTATTTATGAAGTTCGAGATTTCAATGCTAAATTTCAAAATATGATTACGAATGTACAAAAGGAAATGCAGGAATTACCTTTAGAAAATAAAGAAATTCTATTCCCTAATAAATCTGACGTGAGTAATGTTTTAGCAGATAAATAGAATGTGAGTTGATATGTATGCCAACTTTTTCAAACTTGAAAGATTTAGAGAAATATATGAATCAACAGGCTAAGAAAGCTATGTCTAAAGGTAAAAATGTTAAAAGAGCAGTTGTTGACGAAATGATTGAAAAGATTGATAAAAATATTTATCCGAAATATGACCCAAAGATGTATACTCGTCAAACTACTGATGGTGGATTAACTGACCCTGAAAACTTTGCGATGGATGAAACTGCTGAAGGTGTGTCTATCTACTCTACAAGGGAAGCTACAGATAGAAGTGGTCAAGATGTGTATGCGTTAGAAATTATCGAAGGACATAAAGAATATTCTATTGAAGATACATATGGATATGGCTATGAGAAGCCTCGTCATGCAGTGGAGCCAACTAGAGAAGCATTGAGAAATAGTAATAAACTGACTAATGCAATGAAAGATGATTTGAAGTCAGTTGGGTTGAACATTAAATAAAATTATATAAAGGTGGTGTAAAGTTTGAGTAAGAAAATTGAGAAAAATATGCTCAGAGAACGTGCTAAAAAATTGCCTGATGTAACAGATGAAATGTGGAAACAAGTTAATGAGGATTATAGATTGCTTGTTGAAGAATATATCTCAGTTCAATCTCACAGTCCACAAACTAAGAAACAGTACACCTCATCTCTCCGTCAATTTGGCTGGTTTATGTGTCAGTCTATGAATAACAAACCACTATATAAAATAACTAAACGTGACTTCTTGCGATATTTAAGTTATTTGAGAGATGATAGAAAAATGTCTTCAAGTGGAATGAATTTAAAAAAAGCAACCGTATCTAGCTTATGTAATTATATTGAAAATGTAGTAGCAGATGAAGATCAAAACTATAAAAATTTTAGAAATTTCACACGTGGTCTGCCTTCAATCCCCCGAAATAAAGTATATGAGAAAATTAAAGTTACATATGATGAATGGCAAGAAATGATGAAAGTTTTAGAATCCGATGAGAATTATCTAGGTATGGCTTGGTTAGCTACTGCATTCTTAGTGGGAGCTAGACGTTCCGAGATTATCCAATTCAGAACAAGTATTCTGGAACAAAATCCAAAAGAAGGTCAAAATTATGTACTTTCGCATATTGTTCGTGGTAAGGGATCATCGATTGATGGTAAACCTCTAGAATACATGATCCCGTTAGATGTATTACCCTATTGGAAAAAATGGATTGAATTTAGAGGCTATGAAAGTGAATATGTTTTTACAACAAAGCATAATGGTGAAATTCGTCAAATGTCTCCTAGTTGGGCTGATTATTTTTGTACAGAAGTATTAAGTAACATTTTAGGAAGACGAATTAATGTTCATATTTTCAAAAATTCTTGTATTACTTATCATCTAGAAAATGGAGTGGACATCAATTTAGTCAGCAAGTTTATTGCACACCATAACGATATTTCGACTACTTCAATATATGATCTAAGAGATTTTGAAGATGAGAAAAACGGTATTTTCGGCTAATTGATTACTGTAAAATTACCCTTTTATCACAGTATCTCCTCTCCCCTATTCGTATCAACTGAGCGTCTATACTCCCTTCTAGGCGTTCGGTTGAAATACATTTTGTAAGTAGAAAAAGACACTCATTTAAATTTGAATGTCTTTTTGTGTTTATAACGTATAAATCATTCATCTTCTCTAAGTGACTTTGGAATTTTAAGCTTTTTAAGTTTACCTTTGTCCATAAGTTGTATCTCATCTGAATTATCGAAATCAACTTCATAAGGGTTGTATTCACGAGAAGATTGTTCATTTTTGATAATGTGATAACCATTCATATCGTTTCTAGGTAATCCCTCTTCATTACCTAAGTTACGATTAGTATCTCTTTGTAATTCTCTCTCAAGTTGATTTCTCTTATTGATTGCATTTTTAGTGACTGCTACTTGTAACGCATGTTGTTCAAGGATATGAGCTATATAATTACTCAGACTCCTATTATTCTCTTTGGCAATGTTCTTCAATTCTTCTTTAATTTGTTTATTGATAATTATAGTTAAACGATCATTGTTTTCAGATATAGACATGAAATTCCTCCTTCTAATTACTTAAGGTTAAGGTATTAAATTTATAATAACAAAATTTATAAAAAGTTTCCATATTATTTATAAACCTTTTGTAAACTTTTAACCTTTGAAACTATTGACAAATGGTTTATAAACCTTTTATAATAAGTATATCAACAGGAAATAGCTTCCTAGTTACACTTATTCAGAAGGGGTGTTTTAAATATGAAACCCACAGTATTTACAGATCTAAAATTGTCGGTATCTACAGAGGTTGCATCGGAAAGCGAACAAGATGGATTATTAGAAGGAGGTTATACATTTGACTCATTAACAACAAGTAGATTTATTCTTATTAGAATTGATAATGAAGGAAAGTCTCACGTTGTGGATGTTCATGATTGGGAAGCTGATTTGGAGAATTTAAAGTATTTTTGTGCGGATGAGTAATTAGTAGATACATAAAATGAGTGATTATTATGTGAGTATGATTGGTTGGTCTACTCTTCTCCTTTCATGCTCGATATTTTTTCATAACATACAGATAAATTTAATGAGTGTGGAGGGTGATTTGTGATGGCTATTATTGAGGGACAAATGGTTAAAGTTAAATGGACGACAAAAAATAAAAAATATTTCGAATTATTTGGATATCAATTTACCTGTAAAGGTGAAGAATTCGAAATAAGAATAAATGAGCTAAATAAAGGATCAAGGATAGAAATAGAATGCACTTGTAATCAATGTAAAGATATATTTAAAAGAGAAGCTAAACGTGCTTTTAAATCCGATAAACATTTCTGCTCAAATGAATGCAGAAATAAATACAATAAATTAAACCCGATAACTCCTGAAACAAAAGTAGAATACAATTGTGATATGTGTGACAAATCTTTCAGAGTAGCTAATTATAGATTTCAACAAGT from Peribacillus asahii carries:
- a CDS encoding tyrosine-type recombinase/integrase, which translates into the protein MSKKIEKNMLRERAKKLPDVTDEMWKQVNEDYRLLVEEYISVQSHSPQTKKQYTSSLRQFGWFMCQSMNNKPLYKITKRDFLRYLSYLRDDRKMSSSGMNLKKATVSSLCNYIENVVADEDQNYKNFRNFTRGLPSIPRNKVYEKIKVTYDEWQEMMKVLESDENYLGMAWLATAFLVGARRSEIIQFRTSILEQNPKEGQNYVLSHIVRGKGSSIDGKPLEYMIPLDVLPYWKKWIEFRGYESEYVFTTKHNGEIRQMSPSWADYFCTEVLSNILGRRINVHIFKNSCITYHLENGVDINLVSKFIAHHNDISTTSIYDLRDFEDEKNGIFG
- a CDS encoding DUF6364 family protein, which encodes MSISENNDRLTIIINKQIKEELKNIAKENNRSLSNYIAHILEQHALQVAVTKNAINKRNQLERELQRDTNRNLGNEEGLPRNDMNGYHIIKNEQSSREYNPYEVDFDNSDEIQLMDKGKLKKLKIPKSLREDE